AGGGTGGATCCGGCCACCGCGCCGATGCGGGTCGCCACCGACTGTCCGGAGGCCAGGGAGTACCCGACGTCTCCACCGAGCAACTGCCCAAGCTGGTTGAAATACTGCACCAGCAGGGGCTGGTCGTAGCCGTATTGGGCCTTCATGGCATCAATCGTTGCCTGGTCAGCCGCGGCGTCCGCCGAGAGGAAGATCGTGACCGGATCGCTGGGCAGCAGCTGTATTGCCAGGAAGACGAGCGTGTACGCCAGCCAGATGACAAGCAGTGCCTGTCCGAGGCGCCGCGCAAAGTAAAGACCCATGACGACCTACTTGCCGGTCTTCCAGGCACCCTGGAAAATCGGTGCGGTGCCGGAGGTGAATTCGACGTGTGACTTGGCGTTGGCGCCGTAGACCTGGACTTCGTCCCAGAGAACGAGGGCCAACGCCTGGTCGACAACCAGCGTGCGCTGTTCTTCGGCGACGAACTGCTTGTGCGCTGCTGCGCTGGTGGCGGCGCGTTCCGTGGCGAAGAGCGCATTGAGCTGCGGGTCCGCGTTCAATGTCTGCGTGTTGGTGACCGGGCCGAAGACCGGCCCCAGGCCGCCGTAGGCGAACTGCCGCGTTCCGAAGAATTCCACGTTGGGGTCCTTCATGGAAGTCGCCAGGAAGGCGTTGTCCGCCGCGCGGTTGACCAGCTTCACGCCGATCTTGCGCCACTGCTGCTCGATCAGTTCGAAAGCGGGCTTGATGACCACGGAGTTGTTGGATGACGTGACGGTGACTTCGAGCTTCTGGCCGTCCTTGGCGCGGATGCCGTCGGAGCCAACTGCCCAGCCGGCCTCATCCAGCAGGTTCTTGGACTTCTCCGGGTTGTAGGCCAGGTCGGCGGAGAGATCAACGAAGTCTGGTGCTTCACGGTTCAGGATGGAGCCGGCGAGTTCGTAGCTGTCGGAGAGCACCGTGTCCTTGAGCGTCGGCCGGTCGATGCCGAGCTGCAGTGCCTGGCGGACCTTCGCGTCCGCCAGCTTGCCGCTGCCGACCCGCGCCGCCGCCATGTTTGCGGTCAGGTCAATGCCCTTGGCCGGCAGGACCTGGTTGCCGCTCCCGGCGAGGGCAGTTTCGTCGGCCGGCTGCAGGCCGCGGACCAAGTCAACCTGGCCGGTCTGCACGGCCCCCGCGCGGTGGGCCACTTCCGGCAGGTACTTCACGACGACCTTGTCCAGATAGGCGGCCCCCTGGTTGGCGGCACCCTCCGGAGCCCAGGCGTAGTCGGAACGCTTGGCCAGGACGATTTCCTCATCGGCCTTCTCTGATTCGAAGGTGAAGGGACCCGATCCGGAGATTTTCGCGATGGCCGACTGGGCGGCGTTGTCCAGGGTGAGGGTCTTCGGCGACACGAGTCCGGCGGTGACGGAGGACGTGGCGCGCAGGAAGTTGGCGTCGGGGGAGGACAGGGTTACTTCCACCTGGTCCTCGCCGGTGACCTGCGAGGACTCGTAGGTGGAGAAGTCAACGTTCGGCTGGATCTTGGCGCTCTCGATACCCTTGCCCAGGGCCTCGAAGTTTGCCTGGACTGCCTTGGCGTCAAGCGGCGTTCCATCGCTGAAAGTCACTCCGGGGCGGATTGTGAAGGTGAACTTGGTCTGATCCTCACTCGCGGTGAACTTGCTGGCGATCCAGGGGACAAGCTCGCCCTTCTTTGCATCGAAATAGGTCAGCCGGTCCAGCACGCTGTTCAGGACGTTCGCCTTTTCGTAGAAGCGCGCCGCCTGGGTCTGGAAGTTGTTAATCGGGGTGACCTCGGCGAAGACGAACGTTCCGCCCTGCACCGGCTTTCCGTCCGCGCCGGCCTGGGATGCCGACGTGCCGCCAGCACCGCCGCAGGCACTCAAGGCCAGGGCTGCCGCGCCCATCAGTGCCAGTAAACGCAGCGGGTGGCGCCTGCTCTTCGAACTCGTGGCGGGCGTGAGTGATTCAGGGGTATCCATCGCGGATCCTCTCGGTCGTGACCGGGGGACGCCAAAACCGTACGAGTTTGTCCGACACAGCACGGGGCCGGGCCGGTGGAACCTGGGATCTTGGCAATCTCCATCGGTCCTGGCATTAGCACCTTGCCCTTGCGGGTGGTTGCTACGGCGTCATCGAGCCAGGTCTCTCAGCCGATCTGGATGGTCTTTATTCGTCACGAAGGACATTTTTCGGTTCCGCGACCGTTGCGGGTGGCGGCAACATCCACTTTGTTGCAGAATCTTCGATTTCCCAACAATGACGACATGTTCTGCAACAAACGATCACACAGAGCCACATCCCGCCTCATGGCGCCATGATTGCGGCCGAAGGTCAGCGACGTTCGGCAGCCGTGCACGACGGCGTCGAGCCCCGGCTCAGGAGGCGGGGCGTGCCAGGGGTTGACCGCCGCGAAGGACCGCGGCGAGCCCGAAGTCTGCGTCGACCGCCACAATGTCGGCCCGCATGCCGGCCTTCAGGCTCCCGATCTCGGCCTCAAGGCCCAGGATCTTGGCCGGGACCAGGGTCGCCGATTTCACGGCGTCGGCAGGGCTGACCCCGGCCCCGATCGTGCGGCGGACAACTTCCAGCAGGGTGGCCGTGCCGCCGGCGAGGGCGCCGTTGCTCTTCAGTGCCGCCACGCCGTCGCGCACCACCACGGCGGCAGGACCGAGCGCGTAGTCGCCGTCGGGCAGGCCGGTCGCCGCCATGGAATCGGTGACCAGGACGACGTTGCCGGCGCCGACCAGCTCGAAGACCATCCGGACCGTCGCGGGGTCCAGATGGACGCCGTCGCCGATGAGTTCCACAGCGACGGTGCCCTGGGCCGCGAGGCGCAGGCATGCCGCCACAGGGCCGGGACTTCGGTGGTGGAGCGGCGGCATCCCGTTGAACAGGTGTGTCACCGTCGGCCGCCGGCCCGTTCCGGGCCCGGAAGCACCGGAGTTAGTAGCGTTCAGGGCTCCGGCGCGGGCGCGCAGGGACGCGGCCGCGCTGGTCAGGGAATCCACGGTGGTTTGGGCGTCGGCGTCGGTGTGGCCCAGCGACGGCGTGACGCCATTCGCGGCGAGCATGCTGACCAGACCGTCGGCGCCCGGCAGCTCGGGGGCATACGTCATGGTCTTGAGGGTGCCGCCAGCCGCATCCAGCAGCCGGCGGAGCAAATCGGGGTCCGGGGCCCGCAGCCATTGCGGGTCCTGTGCCCCGCAGCGGGCCTGGGCGAGGAACGGGCCTTCGGAGTGGATGCCCGCGATGAGGCCCTCGTCCGCGAGTTGCCTCAGCACCCCGACTCCCCTCACGAGCTCCTGCCCTGACGCCGTGACGAGGCTGGCCAGCAGTGTGGTTGTTCCGTTGCGGTGCAGGAAGCTGACGGCGTCGCGGCACGCGTGGCTGTCGCCGGTGGGAAAGCCGCCGCCTGCCGCGCCGTGGCAGTGGAGGTCGACGAGTCCGGGAAGGATCGAGCTGCCCGGCGGAAGCTTGAGTTCCTCCGCAACGGGGAAGCGGGCCGCGTCGAAGCCGCTCCGGGGGCCGGCGTAGGCGATTCTTCCGTCTGCCACCGCGACCACGGAATCAGCCGTGGCAGCGCCGTCCGAGATCAGTGTCCCGGCCAGGATGTAGGCGGAGCCGACGACGGGTTCGTGGGTGTCCGGTCGGTGCGCGTCGGGCATTACATCTTGGCCAGTTTGGCGCGCACCATCATGAAGATCCCGTAACAAATGAGGCCAGCTCCGACCGCAGCCAGGATGTACATGCCGAACGGCTGGTCACGGAGGGCCCTGAGGCCGCCGTCGAGCCCGGTGGACTCCTCGGGGTGGGCTTTGATCGTGGCGACAATGACCAGCAGCCCCACGAGAAGCAGGACAATGCCTTTGGCGGCGTAGCCGACGACGCCGAGGACGGTCACCGCCGTCCGTGCCTTGTGCGAGGCGGGGAGGCGGAGGTGCTTGGCGAAGGACTGCCGGAAGCCGCGGATGGCGTAGACGATTCCGGCGACTGCGACGCCCGCGCCGACGGCGAGCAGGAGTGCGTAGCCTCCCGGGGCCTTCAGCACGGAGGCTGTGAGGTCGCTGGTGGAGCTGGTGTGGTCCTTGCCGGCGCCGCTGGCGAAGGAAAACAGGGTGAGGGCGAGTCCGGCGTAGACGACGGCTTGGAGGGCGGCCTTGGCCTTTTTCCCCAGTTTCTTTTTCGCCGGCAGGTGCTCGAAATCGAAGATGGCATCACTGGTTTGCCAGATCGCGAGGGCGACGCAGGCGGCGAAAGAGCTCCACAGCAGCAGTGGACCGGCCGGCTGGCTCCCAAGCTGCTCCACTGCACCACTGACGTCAGCCTCGCCTTCGCCGCCCATGGCGAGCCGGATCGCGACGAGTCCGATGAGGAAGTGCAGGATGCCGCTCACGGCAAAACCGGCGCGGGCCACCAGCTCCAGCGGGCGGGAATTGGTGATGTCTTCGGCCGCGTCGGCGGCGTCCTTCAGTTCTCTCTTGATGGCGGTCCCTCAACTGGCTCGGTGGTTCTGCCGGACGTGAGTTCCGCCCGGTTCATGCATCTTCGGTAATCGTGCCACGCGGAGGCCGCCGGGAACAGCACGGTCGAGTGACCGGCCTAGCGGCGCAGGTAGCTGAGGTCGAAGATGAGCCGGCCCGCCTCGTGCGCCTTGTTCTCGAAACTCGTCAGGATCCGGCCGTCGAACCGCGGGGCCCAGCCGCCTGTCTCATCGATGCCCTCGTTGGGTCCGGTGTGTTCCGTGCTCACGGGTGCGCGGCCCTCCTTGACGGGGGCCCCGCCCACGAGGGACTCGACGCCGGATTCCCACACTTGGGTGAGCGGGCTCTCCGCGCCGCTGCGCTCGCCGTCGTGCAGGTTCTCGAAGTCGGGGGAGCCGGCCATGACCTCGCGCACGTGGACGGCGTAGTTGGACCAGTCCGTCGCGATCCGCCAAAGGCCGCCAGGCTTGAGCGCCCGCGCGGCGAGCTCGGCGAACGCCGGCTGGATGAGGCGGCGCTTGTGGTGCCGGGACTTGTGCCACGGGTCCGGGAAGAAGACCCACAGTTCCGTGACGGAAGCCGCTGGCAGCATGGTGGCCAGCACCTCGGGGGCGTTCGCCTCCACAACGCGGACGTTGCTGAGGCCGCGGCTGTTGATTTTGATCAGCGTGTTGGCCAGTCCCGGCGTATAGACCTCCACGGCAAGGAAGTCCTTGTCCGGGTTCTCCTCGGCCGCGTGGCACACGGCATCGCCGAGCCCCGAGCCGATCTCCACGATCAGGGGGGCCTTGCGGCCGAATTCGGCTTCGGCGTCGAAGACGTAGTCCGGGTGTACGGAGGTGTTGGCGATGTGGCGGGGGACGTCGACGGCCCATCGGTCAGAATGTTCC
This DNA window, taken from Pseudarthrobacter sp. ATCC 49987, encodes the following:
- a CDS encoding ABC transporter substrate-binding protein, coding for MDTPESLTPATSSKSRRHPLRLLALMGAAALALSACGGAGGTSASQAGADGKPVQGGTFVFAEVTPINNFQTQAARFYEKANVLNSVLDRLTYFDAKKGELVPWIASKFTASEDQTKFTFTIRPGVTFSDGTPLDAKAVQANFEALGKGIESAKIQPNVDFSTYESSQVTGEDQVEVTLSSPDANFLRATSSVTAGLVSPKTLTLDNAAQSAIAKISGSGPFTFESEKADEEIVLAKRSDYAWAPEGAANQGAAYLDKVVVKYLPEVAHRAGAVQTGQVDLVRGLQPADETALAGSGNQVLPAKGIDLTANMAAARVGSGKLADAKVRQALQLGIDRPTLKDTVLSDSYELAGSILNREAPDFVDLSADLAYNPEKSKNLLDEAGWAVGSDGIRAKDGQKLEVTVTSSNNSVVIKPAFELIEQQWRKIGVKLVNRAADNAFLATSMKDPNVEFFGTRQFAYGGLGPVFGPVTNTQTLNADPQLNALFATERAATSAAAHKQFVAEEQRTLVVDQALALVLWDEVQVYGANAKSHVEFTSGTAPIFQGAWKTGK
- a CDS encoding N-acetylglucosamine-6-phosphate deacetylase, producing the protein MPDAHRPDTHEPVVGSAYILAGTLISDGAATADSVVAVADGRIAYAGPRSGFDAARFPVAEELKLPPGSSILPGLVDLHCHGAAGGGFPTGDSHACRDAVSFLHRNGTTTLLASLVTASGQELVRGVGVLRQLADEGLIAGIHSEGPFLAQARCGAQDPQWLRAPDPDLLRRLLDAAGGTLKTMTYAPELPGADGLVSMLAANGVTPSLGHTDADAQTTVDSLTSAAASLRARAGALNATNSGASGPGTGRRPTVTHLFNGMPPLHHRSPGPVAACLRLAAQGTVAVELIGDGVHLDPATVRMVFELVGAGNVVLVTDSMAATGLPDGDYALGPAAVVVRDGVAALKSNGALAGGTATLLEVVRRTIGAGVSPADAVKSATLVPAKILGLEAEIGSLKAGMRADIVAVDADFGLAAVLRGGQPLARPAS
- a CDS encoding DUF1206 domain-containing protein; translated protein: MKDAADAAEDITNSRPLELVARAGFAVSGILHFLIGLVAIRLAMGGEGEADVSGAVEQLGSQPAGPLLLWSSFAACVALAIWQTSDAIFDFEHLPAKKKLGKKAKAALQAVVYAGLALTLFSFASGAGKDHTSSTSDLTASVLKAPGGYALLLAVGAGVAVAGIVYAIRGFRQSFAKHLRLPASHKARTAVTVLGVVGYAAKGIVLLLVGLLVIVATIKAHPEESTGLDGGLRALRDQPFGMYILAAVGAGLICYGIFMMVRAKLAKM
- the trmB gene encoding tRNA (guanosine(46)-N7)-methyltransferase TrmB, whose product is MSESPESPESPQTPRPVTPGSQASFGTYGGRPVSFVRRGTRLQGRRQVAWEEHSDRWAVDVPRHIANTSVHPDYVFDAEAEFGRKAPLIVEIGSGLGDAVCHAAEENPDKDFLAVEVYTPGLANTLIKINSRGLSNVRVVEANAPEVLATMLPAASVTELWVFFPDPWHKSRHHKRRLIQPAFAELAARALKPGGLWRIATDWSNYAVHVREVMAGSPDFENLHDGERSGAESPLTQVWESGVESLVGGAPVKEGRAPVSTEHTGPNEGIDETGGWAPRFDGRILTSFENKAHEAGRLIFDLSYLRR